Proteins encoded by one window of Vidua chalybeata isolate OUT-0048 chromosome 8, bVidCha1 merged haplotype, whole genome shotgun sequence:
- the LOC128791657 gene encoding 2-hydroxyacylsphingosine 1-beta-galactosyltransferase-like translates to MKMMKVLLCPAALLFLVTAFTVEPSHCAKVLIMPTIVFDSHLRVFMRVAEALTDRGHDPVLLLHEGRDVETSLPGFRVQRYWGTFSTESADAWVQEKIKRVFQGKMTSLEVFSFLEKYLENCDLVLGNSTLLQKLQWEHFDLLLVDPNEMCGFILAHILHIKYAVISTGFWFPAEIGATSPVSYVPEFNSLMTDRMGFFGRTWNLLVYIITRVATKLVILPKFERLMEKHSVEPKTSMLDLVHGTSLFFLCNDVVLDFPRPTLPHVIFTGGILAEPAKPLPVGLRLWVEAAEAGVVVVSFGIGIRALPSDLVEKMAGAFARLPQRVVWRYFGQKPRNLGENTLMMGWLPQNDLLGHPNVKAFVSHCGMNGVFEAIYHGVPVVGFPFYGDQFDIMTRVQAKGMGILMDWSRVKEEELYQAVITVISDPSYRKAAQHISGLHLDRPMHALNRTVYWLEYILRHDGAPYLRPAVYDLSLYEYFCLDILALLLLCLAGIGFVLYKSVLWCRRKGASPVYQNGNCMKGHFTDEKKLQ, encoded by the exons atgaagatgatgaaggtGTTactgtgccctgctgctcttCTTTTCTTAGTGACTGCATTCACTGTGGAGCCATCTCACTGTGCCAAGGTGCTGATCATGCCCACCATAGTCTTTGACAGCCACTTGCGAGTCTTCATGCGGGTGGCAGAGGCACTGACTGACCGGGGCCATGACCCTGTGCTGCTACTCCACGAAGGTCGGGATGTGGAAACCTCCCTGCCTGGCTTCCGCGTGCAGAGGTACTGGGGTACCTTCAGCACAGAGAGCGCAGATGCCTGGGTGCAGGAGAAGATAAAGCGTGTCTTTCAAGGGAAGATGACCTCTCTGGAggtgttttcatttttggagAAGTACCTGGAAAACTGTGACCTCGTACTGGGAAATTCTACCCTTCTGCAGAAACTCCAGTGGGAGCACTTTGACTTGCTTTTGGTGGACCCCAATGAGATGTGTGGATTTATCCTGGCCCACATCCTACACATCAAATATGCTGTGATTTCCACTGGTTTCTGGTTCCCAGCAGAGATTGGTGCCACCTCCCCCGTTTCCTATGTCCCTGAATTCAACTCCCTGATGACAGACAGGATGGGCTTTTTTGGTAGGACTTGGAATCTCCTAGTCTACATTATCACTCGTGTGGCTACAAAACTGGTCATCCTGCCCAAGTTTGAACGTCTCATGGAGAAGCATAGTGTGGAGCCCAAGACATCCATGTTGGACCTTGTTCATGGAACTagtcttttcttcctctgtaatGATGTGGTATTGGACTTTCCCCGTCCAACGCTCCCCCATGTCATTTTCACAGGGGGAATCCTCGCTGAGCCGGCAAAGCCCCTTCCAGTG GGTCTGCGTCTCTGGGTGGAAGCAGCAGAGGCGGGTGTCGTTGTTGTCTCCTTTGGCATCGGGATCCGAGCTCTTCCAAGCGATTTGGTGGAGAAGATGGCTGGTGCATTTGCTCGCCTCCCGCAAAGGGTGGTGTGGAG ATACTTTGGTCAGAAGCCAAGAAACCTGGGTGAGAATACACTGATGATGGGGTGGCTGCCCCAGAATGACCTGCTAG GCCATCCCAATGTGAAAGCTTTTGTCAGCCACTGTGGGATGAATGGTGTATTTGAGGCAATTTATCACGGTGTGCCAGTGGTGGGATTTCCTTTCTATGGGGACCAGTTCGACATCATGACCAGAGTGCAGGCGAAGGGCATGGGTATCCTCATGGACTGGAGCAGAGTAAAAGAAGAGGAGCTTTACCAGGCTGTCATCACCGTCATCTCTGACCCCAG CTACAGAAAAGCAGCCCAGCACATCTCAGGTCTGCACCTGGACAGACCAATGCACGCTCTCAACAGGACAGTGTATTGGCTAGAGTACATCCTTCGTCACGATGGAGCACCCTACCTTCGCCCGGCTGTCTACGACCTTTCCTTGTATGAGTACTTCTGCCTGGACATATTGGCTCTTCTCTTGCTGTGTCTGGCTGGTATTGGATTTGTTCTTTACAAATCTGTGCTGTGGTGCAGAAGGAAGGGGGCCAGCCCTGTGTATCAGAATGGCAATTGCATGAAAGGCCACTTCACAGATGAGAAAAAACTGCAATAG